The nucleotide sequence TGTGATGCCCTCTTGGTGCCGCGCCAGATCTCGCTCGAAGTGATGCATATCGCACCCTATTTCCTAGCTACTGCACGGCGTCCATCTTTCGTGTCGAGCACCAAAGCTGCGCCGACGCTCGCTGCACTCTTTGGTGAGAAAGAAGACCTACCAGAGCGATGCAGTTCTTCCAACCAAGAGACTGAGGCCACGGGTGATGCGGCGACCACGGCAGTAGTGACGTTTCCACCAGAAAAGACTGACGCCTTCAGGGCTGCTCTCGCCCGGTTTCTCGAGTATCACCTCCTACACTTTGACAGTTTGGGGAACTCTGAGTTTACCAACCTCAGCGGCCAGCGCGGTACCTTTACCGAGGACCTGAACCATGTCCAGCGCTTTGGCCACTTAGGCCAGGTTGCCGTCCTTGCGTATGCTGATGCGCTGCAACCGAAGAGCAGCGCTATTGACACTGACGGTCACACACCGGCAGGGGGCGATTGTTCACGTGATCCTTCATCTCTTCAAATCTTCATCATCGACAAGCCCTTGATGGACACGGGTGAAGTGCATCTCGTCACGGATGCGCTGCACAAACTCACAAAGCCTGCAACTCCCCAAATCGAGGTGAACAAGAACGCATCGCCTCACAAGACCAGCCTGGTAGACATACCATTTATAATGGGAGACCGTAACGCAAGCGACCCCACCGCGCGCCTGAAGCCGTTGACGCAGCTCTTCAATCTGTCGGCCCCCTCGCCAAACCGTGTCGCGGCGGCGAACGCAACAGGCCCAGGAGGTACCGACTCAGGTGATGAGTCGGCTGCCGAGACGGTCGTAATTGAGGACCGCGGAGATGAACCGCCAAAGAGTCCTGTCCTGGAGGATTACATAGAGAGGTACACGCACATTAGCAAGCGACAGCGTCCGCAGCGCGAATCAAATTGCGCGTTCTCGGCAAAGGCGCACCATAGCGGAGATGTCAGTTTCCCCGATGAGGTAATTGACGTACCCACTCCGCCCACTTTGTTGACCTCGGTGTGCGCACACCAAGGTGTTGCTGCGCCCACTGCTGGCTCTTCTCAACGAGCGTCTAGCGCGACGGACCCAAAGGACACCGCTACGGCCACTATTATCCACGCTAATGTCCTTCGCCACGAGTACAGCCGCGAGTGTATCAAGGACTACCGCCGTGTCGTGGCCGCTGACAACGAGATCTTCTACGGTGAGTTTGAGCGACTCATGTTGTTACGATGCGCAGGGCCCCTGGCGAAGGTGATCAATGAGTACGTCTCGAAGAATGAGAACTCCCACCAGCCGATTCTGAACACCAACATGTACAACAAGTTCGTGGAGAGGTGCCACACGGTGTTGTATCAGACGCATCGTCTCTCCATGGACAAGGAGCGGCTGGTGATCATGCAGGAAGGTATCGAACGGTACGTCACATCAAGGCTCTATCACCAAATCTTCAATGTttgcgaggaggagaagagccaAAGTAAGCTACTGCAAGAGAAGCTCATACGACTGGAAGACATGACGTCAGCGCACTTGCATGCGTTTccagaggtggagcagcaccatGTTTGGGGCCAAGCGATGTTCGAGCTGGATGGCATGGACTTCTTCAAATCCCCGCGAGAGAAGCTTCGTTGTGGGATGCGGTCATGTGAACTTTTGAGCCTCGCAGTCGGTGATATTATtcgacagcgccgcagcCCCAAGCAGCCAGGCAAGGCTGCCGAGGCCCCCGCCTTGGGCAACGGTGGTAGTGTTCCGTTGGCGTTCGGCGCCGACGAGTTTTTGCCATGCTTTCTTTTGCTTGTGCTTCGCGCTCGTCCACTGAGATTTGTGCAGAACGTGCTCTATATTGAAAAGTTTCGCTACCCCGCCCTCATGTCTGCTGAGGAGTCCTACTGCTTCGCTACCCTGCAGTCCTCCTTGCTGTTCTGGCAGAACTGCCGTGATGATGGTCAGATGGATTCCGCCTGTGCCACGGATGTCAG is from Leishmania panamensis strain MHOM/PA/94/PSC-1 chromosome 35 sequence and encodes:
- a CDS encoding hypothetical protein (TriTrypDB/GeneDB-style sysID: LpmP.35.4780) produces the protein MTSVEARDAVKQYELRHNVLLQSILPGGLLSSLELKERCDALLVPRQISLEVMHIAPYFLATARRPSFVSSTKAAPTLAALFGEKEDLPERCSSSNQETEATGDAATTAVVTFPPEKTDAFRAALARFLEYHLLHFDSLGNSEFTNLSGQRGTFTEDLNHVQRFGHLGQVAVLAYADALQPKSSAIDTDGHTPAGGDCSRDPSSLQIFIIDKPLMDTGEVHLVTDALHKLTKPATPQIEVNKNASPHKTSLVDIPFIMGDRNASDPTARLKPLTQLFNLSAPSPNRVAAANATGPGGTDSGDESAAETVVIEDRGDEPPKSPVLEDYIERYTHISKRQRPQRESNCAFSAKAHHSGDVSFPDEVIDVPTPPTLLTSVCAHQGVAAPTAGSSQRASSATDPKDTATATIIHANVLRHEYSRECIKDYRRVVAADNEIFYGEFERLMLLRCAGPLAKVINEYVSKNENSHQPILNTNMYNKFVERCHTVLYQTHRLSMDKERLVIMQEGIERYVTSRLYHQIFNVCEEEKSQSKLLQEKLIRLEDMTSAHLHAFPEVEQHHVWGQAMFELDGMDFFKSPREKLRCGMRSCELLSLAVGDIIRQRRSPKQPGKAAEAPALGNGGSVPLAFGADEFLPCFLLLVLRARPLRFVQNVLYIEKFRYPALMSAEESYCFATLQSSLLFWQNCRDDGQMDSACATDVSLGRVEAPPHNGSLGNAGAPCAVSSSLSGVMQPPQPPPLMTEHDLLPSVRQASSTARQQAAVDCNSRLTNGPDAPLSEGKTHAEETPTVLGVLFGWANRSLAPLASEIGLGARTSDKVGNVSTLGRETVGAESSVIPASGAIGYQSPLRGTVVSSTSAAPQAEVVRDGSFSEGVSHAALAPSLPPPLPYSNVSSRARVRELLVAQNKLFDQLTLPELQMIVEEARQLLLEGR